A stretch of the Acyrthosiphon pisum isolate AL4f chromosome A2, pea_aphid_22Mar2018_4r6ur, whole genome shotgun sequence genome encodes the following:
- the LOC100164138 gene encoding chromatin accessibility complex 1-like yields MSAFNNSSTSSDQNDPNKDKSKTPKSKDMHLPISRVRTIMKSTPDIENIGLPSLHVVTKATELFIQKLAQDALKGQRHFRHLEYNDLARAVEENENMYFLREVLPKKITMAEYYKLVGKESSEDGEDNDNSSQTSHSSSSSVSSDN; encoded by the exons atgtcAGCATTTAaca attccAGTACTAGTAGTGACCAAAATGATCCAAATAAAGACAAATCAAAAACTCCAAAATCTAAAGATATGCATTTACCCATATCAAGAGTACGTACCATCATGAAAAGTACACCAGATATTGAAAACATTGGATTACCATCATTGCATGTTGTCACTAAAGCAACG gaactatttattcaaaaactggCACAGGATGCTCTCAAAGGACAAAGACACTTCAGACATTTAGAATATAACGATCTTGCCAGAgctgttgaagaaaatgaaaatatgtatttcctTAGAG AGGttttacctaaaaaaattactatggCTGAATACTATAAATTGGTTGGTAAAGAGTCCTCAGAAGATGGTGAGGACAATGATAACAGTTCACAAACATCACATTCTTCATCATCTTCAGTATCATCAGACAattaa
- the LOC100166182 gene encoding phosphatidylserine synthase 1: MVVQKKESVFNTLNECEVEDITLEFFYKPHTITLLILSIIGVILMSFIRDDKSIDSNICAGIWCVIFFLILVSLLAFPNGPFVRPHPAVWRMVFGLSVLYSLTLLFLLFQKYETIKGMILWLDPNLKDFRIDMDKEYGVNCSDISVEKFWAHLDVFAAGHFFGWVSKAILVRHYGILWSMSMMWEITEVMFSHLLPNFKECWWDAWILDVLLCNGFGIWVGMKICKMLEMRDYNWPGIKDIDTTKGKIKRAALQFTPASWTPVRWLDPNSSYMRFFSVCQMVIMWQVSELNTFFLKHIFEMPPSHPLVVGRLFFLSIVVAPSTRQYYTYVTDPNCKRLGTQCWVYAVIMVTESLLCIKNGKELFQQTEIFNISVWLMVMLFFSVVSVLGFWQANWLTGKKFDANVVPNSISNDSNVEEDYKISKSKTL, encoded by the coding sequence ATGGTAGTCCAGAAGAAAGAAAGCGTGTTCAACACACTCAACGAATGTGAAGTGGAAGATATTACTTTAGAGTTTTTCTACAAACCGCATACTATAACTCTATTAATATTGTCAATCATTGGTGTAATTCTTATGTCCTTTATTCGAGATGACAAATCAATTGATAGCAATATTTGTGCTGGAATCTGGtgcgttatattttttttgattcttgTATCTCTATTGGCATTCCCAAATGGCCCATTTGTGAGACCTCACCCAGCAGTCTGGCGAATGGTATTTGGACTAAGTGTTCTATACTCGTTAACattgctatttttattatttcaaaaatatgaaactaTTAAAGGAATGATATTATGGCTTGATCCTAATCTTAAAGATTTCCGAATTGATATGGATAAAGAGTATGGTGTTAACTGTTCAGATATCTCCGTAGAGAAGTTTTGGGCGCATTTAGATGTATTTGCTGCTGGTCACTTTTTTGGATGGGTATCAAAAGCAATACTAGTGAGGCATTATGGAATATTGTGGTCAATGAGTATGATGTGGGAAATCACTGAAGTAATGTTTTCTCATTTATTGCCTAATTTTAAGGAATGTTGGTGGGATGCATGGATTTTAGATGTCCTGCTTTGCAATGGATTTGGTATATGGGTCGGaatgaaaatttgcaaaatgTTGGAAATGAGAGACTATAACTGGCCTGGTATTAAAGATATTGACACAACTAAAGGTAAAATCAAGCGAGCTGCTCTACAGTTTACACCAGCTAGTTGGACACCAGTTCGGTGGCTAGATCCAAATTCATCATATATGCGCTTCTTTTCTGTATGCCAAATGGTAATTATGTGGCAAGTATCTGAACTGAATACATTCTTCTTGAAGCACATATTTGAAATGCCACCATCACATCCACTAGTTGTTGGCAGGCTTTTCTTTCTAAGTATCGTTGTTGCCCCATCTACTCGACAATATTACACATATGTGACAGATCCTAATTGTAAAAGACTCGGGACACAGTGTTGGGTCTATGCAGTCATAATGGTCACAGAGTCACTGTTGTGTATAAAGAATGGAAAAGAACTATTTCAGCAGACAGAAATTTTTAACATATCAGTATGGTTGATGGTCATGTTATTTTTCTCCGTTGTGAGTGTTTTGGGTTTCTGGCAGGCTAATTGGTTGACAGGAAAAAAATTTGATGCAAATGTTGTTCCAAACTCCATTTCAAATGATAGCAATGTTGAAGAAGACTACAAAATTAGCAAAAGCAaaacactttaa
- the LOC100162081 gene encoding 26S proteasome non-ATPase regulatory subunit 10, whose product MMDFEKVKEKTFEDAHKGNVDQVMKAVEEHLRLLKEVDVNNRLLLHWAALGGHDRLVRYLLENGQPEDSRDDMQTTPLILAASGGRIDTVKTLIEYGVNINAKNEEGHSALQYAASKGWTEIVRYLVSKGADVDIADNRGATPLHRCASKGNMSVLKILLDCDIHVNARDNYGNTPLHLACEEGRVQEAGLLIKSGADITLINKEKLTPFDLAPSDIQGILRKI is encoded by the exons ATGATGGATTTTGAAAAGGTAAAGGAAAAAACTTTTGAAGATGCTCATAAAGGTAATGTTGACCAAGTTATGAAAGCAGTTGAAGAGCATTTGAGGCTGTTAAAAGAAGTGGACgtt AACAATCGTTTGCTCCTTCATTGGGCAGCACTTGGGGGCCATGATAGACTTGTACGATATCTTCTCGAAAATGGTCAACCAGAAGATTCTCGAGATgac ATGCAAACTACTCCTCTTATATTGGCAGCATCAGGTGGCCGCATTGATACAGTAAAAACTCTTATAGAATATGGAGTAAATATTAATGCAAAAAATGAAGAAGGACATTCTGCACTTCAATATGCAGCTTCAAAAGGTTGGACAGAA attgtCAGATATTTAGTATCAAAAGGAGCTGATGTTGATATTGCTGATAATAGAGGAGCAACACCATTACATAGATGTGCATCAAAAGGAAACATGTCAGTGCTAAAAATTTTATTGGACTGTGATATACATGTAAATGCTAGAGATAATTATGGAAACACAccact CCATTTAGCTTGTGAAGAAGGACGTGTACAAGAAGCTGGATTATTGATTAAAAGTGGAGCTGATATCACTctcataaataaagaaaaattaacaccTTTTGATTTGGCACCATCTGATATACAAGGCATTTTgagaaaaatctaa
- the LOC100574300 gene encoding trypsin-1, with product NCFCTRFYFDFPDNLQHAACGTRVISHQLNQRRWPQTKIIGGSTTPYGAYPWQVELQAYKDGWEHHCGGALISETIALTAAHCLKDFKKSQLRIIVGKHNLAKNDKHEKTYRVQKALVHPEFRKDGPHSHDIAILKINSLNSKGVKFDSHVQPICLPDYHTKPDDVDWCIVTGWGAQKQDDMTSLSKVLQAASVPLLDLETCRHEDVYGGRHQFILDSMLCAGSLEGGVDACGGDSGGPLACQVNGKFILTGVVSWGDGCGKKNRPGVYTRVSYYTEWLKKVMTELENS from the exons AACTGTTTTTGTACacgattttattttgattttccaGATAATCTGCAGCACGCCGCTTGCGGTACTAGAGTAATATCTCATCAGTTGAATCAAAGGAGATGGCCGCAGACCAAAATCATTGGAGGCTCGACTACTCCATACGGAGCATATCCTTGGCAG GTAGAATTACAAGCATACAAAGATGGATGGGAACATCACTGCGGAGGAGCATTAATTTCCGAGACTATAGCCTTAACGGCCGCCCATTGCTTGAAAGACTTTAAAAAATCCCAACTGCGTATTATTGTTGGTAAACATAATTTAGCAAAAAACGATAAACATGAAAAAACATATAGAGTACAAAAGGCATTAGTACATCCTGAATTTAGaaaag ATGGACCACATAGTCATGACATAgcgatattaaaaattaattcattgaaCAGTAAAGGAGTAAAATTTGATTCGCACGTGCAACCAATATGTTTGCCGGATTACCATACGAAACCCGATGATGTAGATTGGTGTATCGTAACCGGCTGGGGAGCACAAAAAC aagaCGATATGACCAGTTTGTCCAAAGTGTTGCAAGCTGCGTCAGTACCCCTGCTGGATTTGGAAACCTGCCGACATGAAGATGTATATGGAGGTCGACACCAGTTCATATTGGACAGTATGTTATGTGCGGGAAGTTTAGAAGGAGGAGTAGACGCTTGTGGAGGCGATTCTGGAGGACCACTGGCCTGTCAAGTGAATG GAAAATTTATATTGACAGGTGTGGTATCGTGGGGTGATGGATGCGGCAAAAAAAATAGGCCTGGTGTGTACACACGTGTGTCTTATTACACAGAGtggttaaaaaaagttatgacAGAACTAGAGAATAGTTGA
- the LOC103308350 gene encoding U11/U12 small nuclear ribonucleoprotein 25 kDa protein — translation MDEPADLSSSCTLSELVDVDVSAISHERLKDLTGEVLNTVLDKDSVLGDLPNNVTLGEVDLQIAIEHGRAITVQKNGAKVADLKKSIERKMTLHLKRAGERSTISWRRIWKTYWLSCNGKKIKCNYDSISKYMENNSKLMFVKRFREKNIHDQ, via the exons ATGGACGAGCCTGCAGATCTATCGTCGTCGTGTACGCTGTCTGAATTGGTGGACGTCGATGTCTCTGCCATCAGTCACGAACGACTCAAAGACCTTACGGGCGAAGTCTTGAACACGGTGCTGGACAAAGACAGCGTGTTGGGAGACCTGCCGAACAACGTGACGTTGGGAGAAGTCGATTTACAAATCGCGATTGAACACGGTAGAGCGATAACC GTACAGAAGAATGGAGCAAAAGTGGCTGACTTGAAAAAGAGCATAGAAAGAAAAAtgacattacatttaaaaagagCTGGCGAGAGATCAACCATCAGCTGGAGAAGAATATGGAAAACTTATTGGTTAAGTTGTaatgggaaaaaaattaagtgtaaTTATGATTCCATATCCAAGTACATGGAAAACAACTCAAAACTTATGTTTGTAAAACGATTTAGAGAAAAAAACATTCACGatcaataa